The following DNA comes from Streptomyces sp. Ag109_O5-10.
ACTCCCCGGCTGGGAGCCAGGGGCGCACGTCGATGTCCTGCTCGGACCCGGGTTTGAGCGGCAGTTCTCGCTCTGCGGGGATCCCGGCGACCGGTCCGGCTGGCGGGTCGCGGTGCTGAGGGAGCCGGCCGGGCGGGGCGGATCCGCGTACGTCCACGAGCAGGTGGGCGTCGGCGACACGGTTCGGGTGCGCGGGCCGCGGAACCACTTCCGGCTCGAACCCGCGTCCCGCTACCGGTTCGTCGCGGGCGGCATCGGCATCACCCCGATCCTGCCCATGCTCGCCGCCGCCGAGGCCGCGGGCGCCGAGTGGACGCTGCTGTACGGCGGCCGGACCCGGCGGTCCATGGCGTTCACGGGTGAGTTGGCGCGGTACGGGGGCGAGCGCGTCACCGTCGTCCCGCAGGACGAGGCCGGGCTGCTGGACCTGGCCGCGGTACTCGACGACGTCCCGGACGGCACCCTCGTGTACTGCTGCGGTCCGGGGCCCCTGCTGGACGCGGTGGAGGAGCGCTGTCCGGCCGGCGTGCTGCGGGTCGAACGGTTCCAGCCGAAGGCCCGGGAGGCGGACGGGGAGCGGGAGTTCGAAGTCGTCCTCGCGCAGAGCGGACGTACCCTCACCGTCGCGCCCGGTGTCTCCGTGCTCGACACGGTCCGCGCGGCCGGGGTCGAGGTGCTCTACTCGTGCACCGAGGGCACCTGCGGGACGTGTGAGACGGATGTCCTCGAAGGCGACCCGGACCACCGGGACTCGGTGCTCACCGAGGAGGAACGGGCGGCCGGGGAGACCATGCTCATCTGCGTGTCGCGGTGCCGGGGGGCGCGCCTGGTGCTGGATCTGTGATCCACAGGTCCGCCTCGATCGCCGCCACGGCCACCCGCAGCCCCGGCAGCAGGTCGCGGCGGCCGCCGTGGCGGACATCCGCCCGGAGTGCACCGCGAGGCTCACCCCGGCCACCACCCGGCCGCTCCGGTCCCGGACCGGGGCGGCCAGTGTCGTCACGCCGTCCTCGGGGTCGCCGTCGAGCAGCACGTGCTCCCCGGCGGGCGCGGCACGTCCGGCTCGTTCGGCTTCCGGCGCGCCGGCCGGCATCGCGCGGCCCACCGCCGTACCGCGCGCCGGGAAGCGCGAGCCCACCGCGACGGCCGCCGCCATGACCCGCCGGGCCGGCACCTGGGCGACGCACACGGCCGCCTCGCGCGTCGAGGCGGTGCGGGACCTCACCTTCACCGTCGCGGCGGGCGAACTCGCCTGCCTCGTGGGCCCGTCGGGGTGCGGCAAGACCACCTTGCTGAAGTGCGTGGGTGGCCTGCTCTCCCCGACCGGCGGTGAGGTCCTCCTGGAGGGGCGGAGGGTGACCGGCCCGCCGCCCGGGATGGCGTTCGTGTTCCAGGAGTACGGCCGCAGCCTGTTCCCCTGGATGCGGGTCGCCCAGAACATGGAACTCCCGCTGAAGCAGAAGCGGTTGCCGCGCGAGCGGCGCAGGGGGCTGGTCGCCGACGCGCTCGGCTCGGTCGGTCTCGCGGACGCCGCCGGCGCCTGTCTGTGGCAGCTGTCGGGCGGCATGCAGCAGCGGGTGGCGATCGCGCGCGCCCTGGCCTACGAACCGCGGGTGCTGCTCATGGACGAGCCGTTCGCCGCCGTCGACGCCCAGACCCGGGCCGATCTGGAGGACCTGGTCCGAAGGCTGTGGCGGGAACGCGGGATCACGATCCTGTTCGTCACCCACGACATCGACGAGGCGGTCTATCTGGGCAGCGGGTGGTCGTCCTCTCCGCCTCCCCCACCGTCGTCCAGGACCAGCTGAAGGTCGATCTGCCGGACGAGCGCGACCAGTTGCACACGCGGATCGCCCCGCGCTTCGCCGAGCTGCGGACCCACGTCTACGAGCAGATCCAGGCGGCGAAGCGCGGGGTTCCCCGGGGGGAGGGCCCGGTCAGGGGGTCGGATACACCTCCACCGAGGTGAAGGGGAGGCCGGCCCCCGCGGCCGCGTGGGCGGCGGGCGCGAGGGCGAGGGCGAGGGCAGCGAGCATGCCCGCGGCGAGCGCCACGGCGCCGCTACGGCTGACATGCTCCTGACATGGACGGTTATGCTGCGCTGCACGTGCTGATCCCTTCGGGGCGGGGGACGGGGACAGCGCGAGCGGTACCGGCGGCTCAGTTCGTCAGCCAGGCCGCCGTGTCCTGCGGCAGCCGGCCCGCGTCGTCCAGCGGGCCGCTGCTGAGCAGGAGTTCGGAGTGGGCCGGGAGTTCGGCGGGGGTCGCGCCCAGGTTGACCACGCAGGTCACATCGTCGGCGCGGCTGAAGGCGAGGACGCCCTCGGGGGCGGGCAGCCAGGTCAGCGGGCCCGCACCGAAGCGCGGGCGCAGGGCGACGGCGCGCCGGTACAGCGCCAGCATGGAGCCGGGGTCGTCCTGCTGCAGGTCGACCGCGTACGACGCCCAGCCGGCCGGCTGCGGCAGCCACGGCTCCTCCCCCGAGCCGAAGCCCGCGTGCGGCGCCCCGGCCGCCCAGGGCAGCGGCACCCGGCAGCCGTCCCGGCCGGGGTCGGTGCCGCCGGACCTGAAGTACATCGGGTCCTGGATGCGGTCGACCGGGATGTCGGCCTCGGGCAGCCCCAGCTCCTCGCCCTGGTAGATGTAGACCGCGCCGGGCAGGGCCAGGGAGAGCAGCGCCGCCGCACGGGCCCTGCGCGTCCCCAGCTCCAGGTCGGTCGGGACACCGAAGGCCTTGGCCGCGAAGTCGAAGGCGGTGTCCTCGCGGCCGTACCGGGTGGCCGTACGGGTCACGTCGTGGTTGCACAGCACCCAGGTGGCGGGGGCGCCGACCGGTGCGTGCTCGGCGAGGGTGGTGTCGATCGAGGTCCGCAGCCGGCCCGCGTCCCAGGGGCAGGACAGGAAGGAGAAGTTGAAGGCGGTGTGGAGTTCGTCGGGGCGCAGGTAGCGGGCGAAGCGTTCGGCGTCCGGGAGCCAGACCTCGCCGACGAAGACCCCGTCGTAGACGTCGGCGACCGCGCGCCAGGCACGGTAGATGTCGTGGAGCTCGTCTCGGTCGACGAAGGGGTGCGGGTGCGGCTGCGAGGCCAGGTCGGGCAGGTCCGGGTCCTTGGCGAGCAGCGCGGCCGAGTCGATGCGGACGCCCGCGACGCCCCGCTCGAACCAGAAGCGCAGGATGTCCTCGTGCTCCTGGTGGACCGCCGGGTGGGCCCAGTTGAGGTCGGGCTGTTCCGGGGTGAAGAGGTGGAGGTACCACTCGCCGTCGGGCAGCCGCGTCCAGACCGGTTCGGTGGAGCCGACGAACTGCGACGGCCAGTCGTTGGGCGGCAGGTCGCCGTTCGGGCCGCGGCCGGGGCGGAAGTGGAACAGCTCGCGCTCCGGGCTGCCCGGCCCGGCGGCCAGCGCCGCCTGGAACCACGGGTGCCGGTCGGAGACGTGGTTCGGGACGATGTCGACGATCGTCCGGATGCCCAGCTCCCGCGCCTCGGAAATGAGCTTCTCGGCCTCGGCGAGGGTGCCGAACGCCGGGTCGATGGCCCGGTAGTCGGCGACGTCGTAGCCGCCGTCCTTCATGGGCGACGGGTACCAGGGGCTGAACCACAGCGCGTCCACGCCGAGTGCGGCGAGGTACGGCAGCTTCGCGCGGACGCCCGCGAGGTCGCCGGTGCCGTCTCCGTCGCTGTCGGCGAAGCTGCGGACGTACACCTGGTAGATGACGGCCGAACGCCACCAGTCCTGGTCCTTCGGGGCATGGCTGGGCTGTCCCACTGGGCGAACCTTTCTGTCGGAGGAAGGGCCGTCAGCCCTTGGTGCTGCCCGCGCTGATCCCGGCGATGATGTGCCGCTGGAAGACGAGGAACAGCGCGACCATCGGGATGCTGGCGATCACCATCGCGGCGATGAGCACGGTGAGCTGGATGTTCTGCGACAGCTGGACCAGGGCCACGCTGATGGGCTGCTTGTCCGTGTCGGAGAAGACCATCAGCGGCCACAGGAAGTCCTGCCAGACCGCCACCAGGGCGAAGATCGAGACGACCCCGAGGACCGGACGGGACATGGGCAGGACCACGGACCAGAGGATGCGCAGCTTCCCGGCGCCGTCGATCTCGGCGGCCTCCAGCACGTCGCGCGGCAGCTGGTCGAAGAACCGCTTGAGGAGATAGAGGTTGAAGGCGTTGGCGACGGCCGGCAGCCAGATGCCGAGCGGGTCGTTCAGCAGGCTGGTGTGGATGAACGGCAGGTCGGCGACGGTCAGGTACTTGGGCACGACCAGGGCCTGGGCCGGCACCATCAGGGTGGCCAGGATGCCGCCGAGGATCACCTTGCCGAAGGCCGGCTTCAGCTTCGACAGGGCGTAGGCGGCGGCCGTGCAGAACACCAGCTGGAAGGCCCAGGCACCGGCGGCCTGCACCACCGTGTTCCACAGGTGCTCCGGGAGCTGCATCAGGTCCCAGGCGTCGGTGTAGCCGGACAGGTGCCAGTGCTTGGGGATGACGGTGGGCGGGGTCTGGGCGATCTCGTCCGGCGACTTCATCGCGCCGGTGACCATCCAGTACACGGGGAACAGGAAGGCGAGCGCGAAGAGGAGGACGACACCGGTGA
Coding sequences within:
- a CDS encoding PDR/VanB family oxidoreductase, translating into MSLYEAELVVSERQTVADGVVALSLRHPLGEQLPGWEPGAHVDVLLGPGFERQFSLCGDPGDRSGWRVAVLREPAGRGGSAYVHEQVGVGDTVRVRGPRNHFRLEPASRYRFVAGGIGITPILPMLAAAEAAGAEWTLLYGGRTRRSMAFTGELARYGGERVTVVPQDEAGLLDLAAVLDDVPDGTLVYCCGPGPLLDAVEERCPAGVLRVERFQPKAREADGEREFEVVLAQSGRTLTVAPGVSVLDTVRAAGVEVLYSCTEGTCGTCETDVLEGDPDHRDSVLTEEERAAGETMLICVSRCRGARLVLDL
- a CDS encoding glycoside hydrolase family 13 protein, with translation MGQPSHAPKDQDWWRSAVIYQVYVRSFADSDGDGTGDLAGVRAKLPYLAALGVDALWFSPWYPSPMKDGGYDVADYRAIDPAFGTLAEAEKLISEARELGIRTIVDIVPNHVSDRHPWFQAALAAGPGSPERELFHFRPGRGPNGDLPPNDWPSQFVGSTEPVWTRLPDGEWYLHLFTPEQPDLNWAHPAVHQEHEDILRFWFERGVAGVRIDSAALLAKDPDLPDLASQPHPHPFVDRDELHDIYRAWRAVADVYDGVFVGEVWLPDAERFARYLRPDELHTAFNFSFLSCPWDAGRLRTSIDTTLAEHAPVGAPATWVLCNHDVTRTATRYGREDTAFDFAAKAFGVPTDLELGTRRARAAALLSLALPGAVYIYQGEELGLPEADIPVDRIQDPMYFRSGGTDPGRDGCRVPLPWAAGAPHAGFGSGEEPWLPQPAGWASYAVDLQQDDPGSMLALYRRAVALRPRFGAGPLTWLPAPEGVLAFSRADDVTCVVNLGATPAELPAHSELLLSSGPLDDAGRLPQDTAAWLTN
- a CDS encoding carbohydrate ABC transporter permease, with amino-acid sequence MSSATRTLISPATLARPRGKAAYWTVFTGVVLLFALAFLFPVYWMVTGAMKSPDEIAQTPPTVIPKHWHLSGYTDAWDLMQLPEHLWNTVVQAAGAWAFQLVFCTAAAYALSKLKPAFGKVILGGILATLMVPAQALVVPKYLTVADLPFIHTSLLNDPLGIWLPAVANAFNLYLLKRFFDQLPRDVLEAAEIDGAGKLRILWSVVLPMSRPVLGVVSIFALVAVWQDFLWPLMVFSDTDKQPISVALVQLSQNIQLTVLIAAMVIASIPMVALFLVFQRHIIAGISAGSTKG